The genomic segment TATTGAATTCTATCGATCTGTGTTCCTAGTGCAACACAGTTGGGCACCTAAGCGTGGACCTAAAAGGGTTAGATCCACTCTTAAATTGGACGAGTTGGATGATATCAGTGATGAGTGGATTAATACAGATGTTCTGATATTTAATTCCGGACAATGGTGGGTTCCTGGGAAGCTCTTTGGAACGTAAGTTCAGTTTCTCCTTTTGGATAAGATAAATTCTAATTCTCTTGCACTTTGCCTGTTTCTTTGATCATTAATGAGTACTTTCAGTAATGATGTATTCGGCGTGAGTTTCCTTGCAGGCAGACACCTGTCTGAACAAGTGCTGTTCCTTGAAAATCACGACCTATGTTTGAATTTTAGATGTATCCCCTTCCTTGTTTATTTGACCATTTCTGTTTGCTTCCATGTTCCTCATCTCGTGGTGGATCTGCCATGGTATATCTTACTAAAACTTTTAATAGCTGGAACTACCTATGCTTCCTTTAATTGTCCTTGTCAAATCTAAGGTCCTATAAACCTGAATTCCTCAATTCTGGGTGTCTTTTGTCTTTTACCTTGTTCCCTCATAAAGTGCAATATCTCTAAGATCATCCTCTCTGGAGGTTATAATTTACTAGGGCTATCACTATGCCTTATCAATATGATAAGCAAGCTTGGAAATTCCCTGCTTTAAGTTCTACATTTTGAGATAAGGAATGATAATGTGAGTCTTTAAAGGGGTGAATCTACACTTTTTTGCCAATAATGTATGGAGGCAGTAAATGTTGCTCTTCTCTGGAACTAATAGTTTTGCATATGCTTTTATTTACTTTGCCATCAAATTGGCGTCAACTTTTATTCACTTTGCACATGGAGGCAGTAAATGGCTTCAACTTTTCTAGTTTATAGACTTAGGAAGTGCTCTGATTCTCTACCAGTTGACAGTAGATGTTCCCatatgaaaagattaaaaatgagatgaattttgaaaGTGACAAACAAAATTAGGACATCATGTAAACCTAAAAAGATGAAAATGCAAATTTTCCTTCTGTTTCCTTCTCTTCTTGTTATGCTTGAACTTATTTTCCTTGACCCTTGGATTTCTACATTGTCTGAGGTTGTTTCATGCATCCTAAGTAAGGATGTATATCGATCTTTATGATATATGGTGGTTGTTAATTTATGATTCATAATTTAAATAAGGAGAGAAGTTGACAAGTAGCTGCGGTGCTATTTTGTAGTGGTCTGATGATTAGAGAATTTGCTATCTACTGTCATCTTAAACTAGAAACAAGATCACAGTTTCACCATAGTGCATTAACAAGTTACAACCAAGACCATGCTTTTGGCTTCAGCATTCTCATACAATGAAGTAGCATACCAAGGAAACAAGCCAGCGTCTCTGTCGGCACCATTTGTTTTGAGGGAATAggagggaaaggaaagaaaagtatTTGGAGGGATAAGGTCTTTGATGTTTGGATTGGTTTTTGAGGAGGGAAAGGAAAGGATAGGGAGGGATAACATCTAGTTATCTTTTGTCAACATGCTTTCTGTCCAAAAGAGTGCAGAAACGGAAGGAAAGGAAACCacaattaatgaaaattttaaaatttcctaaaaaacCTTGTGTGTTTACAGGGCAGACTTTTAAATTATGGATAAAAATGTAACTAATGCGTGAtaatttcatttcctttcttttccttccctaATCCAAACAATATTTTCaatgtttcctttcttttcctttcgtACTTAGTCCAAATAAGATGGATGGAATCCGCTTTCCTTTaccctcttttcctttcttttccactGGAGTCTTCTTCTTTCCTGTCCTTCCCTTTCCTTCAATCCAAATGGTCCCTGTAAAGATGTACTAAAAATTAAGGACAAGGAAGCAAACTGTTTAAATGTGATCACCTGCAATTAATTAAGATAAAAAGTTATCTGCTTCTAAAACctacacccccccccccctcttccAATGAAAACAAAACCCGGGGCAAGGGAAACTCTCCCTCTGTATGCTCATTGAACTTGTAATTCCTATTTTGGTGGCAGGGGTTGCTATTTCCAAATTGGTAACTCATTGAAGCTAGGGATGTCAATTGGCACTGCCTTCAGAACAGCTTTGGGTACATGGTCTTCTTGGGTTGATACAATGATTAACCCAAACAGGACACGCGTCTTTTTTCGAACTTTTGAACCATCTCACTGGAGGTATGTATCAATAATTATTAGAACTGAAAAAATATTGTTCTTGGCTGTCACCTGTATTGCTTTTGACTCTATTGCTATGTGTTTCTCTCCTGATGGAATACCAAATAAGAACTCAATTAAATGGCCATTCCCTGCATAGCTTAGCATTTCTGAGCCAAGCTTTGCTCTAACTTGGTATAATTTTTGATGTCCAACTTCTGAGTATAAGTAGTTTTCTGTTCGAAAGGATATTGAGCTTTCATAGTCTTTACATAAAATGGCTATTCTTGTAGACGCCATGTTCACAAGTTGCACTGTCTAATTTAAATTAGTCTTTGCCCATCATTTGTTGcatttaatttttctatagTTGTTCATTCTTATGAATTGAATAACTCACCTTGAGTTGCAATGTTTCGCTTTGGGATGACTTATCAAGCTGCCTTTATCTGTAGTGGTGACGAAACTCTGCGCTTATGCAATATGACGAGTCAACCTCTTTCAGAAACCGAAGGGAAAGACAGTAGCCCATTTTCGGACACCGTATTTGATGTGGTGAAAAACATGGCAGTTCCAGTAACTGTTCTGCACATAACTCCCTTGTCAGCTTTTAGGAGAGATGCACATGTGGGTATATGGAGCGACAAACCAAATATGTCGGACTGCAGCCACTGGTGTCTACCAGGAGTACCTGATATATGGAACGAAATACTCTTTCACCTGCTTCCTGGCTTCAAAGATGCATCCTCAGAGTGAGCTAACAGAGTAAGTTTGGCTGCCTTAACTTCACTGATCACCACGTCACCCAAAGATTAAATGGTTGACAGGATAACATAAAATTATGGCAACTGCTACAACAATTTTGTCTTGTTATTCTAGTTCAGCTGAAAATGTGATTCAGTGTCCAGTCGAAGCAGTTTTAATCTAAATAAAAGAACAACTTCACATGACCTATAGCATTGCCATCACCAAGCATTTAATACTTCTCCCATATTTTATTGGTTTTTCTGAAGTGGTAGGCCCAAaataaaggacataaataacaGTCACAACCTTCATTAAGAATGACTTAGGCTTTTGTAATGTTTATAGAACATTCTAAGCCTAAGCCAAGTTGCAACAAGTATGACAGTGAGGAATTCTTCTTGAACAATGTAGACTAATAGAAAGGAAATATTCTCTAGAGTTCTCCAGGTGAATTATTGAGGATAAATGCTTGGAAGCTTCTGAAGTAGTCAGTGACTTTGAACATATTTTTGTCCATGACATCTTCATATAGACAATTGATCGTCTCAACCAAACAGCTGGACTATACAGGTTTTCTTCAGCCATCTGCTTCTTTTCCTTCACCTTCACTTTATGCGGTTAGTTGCTTTCTTAATCTGGTGTTAGGAGCTTACAATCTCTCTTAGATATTGCTAATGAACATCATTTTCCGCTGAAATGTCAGCTGGCAAAAACTTAAGTTCTACACTTCCATAACTAACCAACACTACTCCTCTTACCACCCAAACTTTGCTTTCCCGTATGCTTTCTGTTTGTAAGCTTCTGCTGGATGATAATTGTCATAAAACCTGATAATATGAATGTTGGAATCACTTTCAAAACATTGTCATCTCACTGACCGCAGTTTAGCTTTGTATATATTTTAGGAAATTGACTAATCAAAAGCAAAGtgatggaattgatgatttCATGAAGCTTCTAAATGGAGTGTCCTGTCTGATAAGCTTCTGTGATGCATGCAGGTCCTGCGTAACAGGATACGAACCATCCTTCCTAACCTGTTCAACTGTATATTTTTCCTTGAAGAAAGGAGGTCAAGCACAATTTTGCATCAGTAAAACTAAAGGAGTGTATAGCCAGCCACGTCTAGAGAGAAATCATGTATCATGACTTCATTTgttcattcttttcaattcatttttgcaCAGAACAGAAAAGATGTAACTTCATTATTGATTTTTCTTAAACATTTTGCAATTTATTCATTGATTGTGATTGAATTGCTCATGCTTGCAATTTATATCTATGTTTTAA from the Coffea eugenioides isolate CCC68of unplaced genomic scaffold, Ceug_1.0 ScVebR1_2199;HRSCAF=3188, whole genome shotgun sequence genome contains:
- the LOC113756354 gene encoding protein trichome berefringence-like 7, producing MSSLSRTASLKQRTQIVGSPRAVASPRITRKSWNSGPVLIGVVIGLVVSFFLAVGLRYLYVLPSLTQAFHDDSVSHLNDSGNSCDVFDGNWVLDYRYPLYNASECPFVEQGFNCLENGRMDKGYLKWRWKPKNCDIPRFNVMSILEMFRNRRIVFVGDSMSRTQWESLICMLMTGVEDKRSVYEVNGSKITKQIRFLGVRFSSFNFTIEFYRSVFLVQHSWAPKRGPKRVRSTLKLDELDDISDEWINTDVLIFNSGQWWVPGKLFGTGCYFQIGNSLKLGMSIGTAFRTALGTWSSWVDTMINPNRTRVFFRTFEPSHWSGDETLRLCNMTSQPLSETEGKDSSPFSDTVFDVVKNMAVPVTVLHITPLSAFRRDAHVGIWSDKPNMSDCSHWCLPGVPDIWNEILFHLLPGFKDASSE